Proteins from a genomic interval of Rhizobium lusitanum:
- a CDS encoding IS110 family transposase — MRYYAGLDVSVKETAICIVDETGKICRELKVTSHPDDLVSTLNNRAYKLVRIGLEAGPLSQWLFSGLAEAGLPAVCIETRHTKAFLKAQVNKTDRNDARGIAQMMRVNLFRPVHVKTLTSQKRRALLTARKLLQEKAIALENDIRGLLRNFGLKVGIIGTIGFDARIRELIDGTPDLGEIISPLLAAREKLRAEFAKLHRKVLDLVRDDNTCRRLMTIPGVGPVTSLAFVSTIDVPARFKNSRAVGPALGLTPVLNQSGESHRVGRVSLCGDGMMRALLYEAAQVMLSRVKKWSWLKAWAMNIARRRGRSKAIVALARRLAVIMHRMWSDGSEFQWTRDNEAIPV, encoded by the coding sequence ATGAGGTATTATGCCGGACTGGACGTTTCTGTGAAAGAGACCGCGATCTGCATTGTCGACGAAACGGGAAAAATTTGCCGCGAGTTGAAGGTTACGAGCCACCCAGACGATCTCGTTTCGACTCTTAACAACCGGGCATATAAGCTCGTTCGGATAGGGCTCGAAGCTGGTCCTCTGTCTCAATGGCTATTCAGCGGTTTGGCTGAAGCCGGGTTGCCTGCGGTTTGTATTGAGACCCGCCACACCAAGGCTTTCTTGAAAGCGCAGGTGAACAAGACCGATCGCAACGATGCCCGCGGCATCGCGCAGATGATGCGGGTCAACCTGTTTCGACCCGTTCACGTGAAGACGTTGACGAGCCAGAAGCGCCGCGCTTTGCTGACGGCACGTAAACTTCTGCAGGAGAAGGCGATTGCCCTAGAGAATGATATCCGGGGATTGTTACGCAACTTCGGCCTGAAGGTAGGGATCATCGGCACGATCGGTTTCGACGCACGCATTCGCGAGCTCATTGACGGCACGCCTGATCTTGGCGAAATCATCTCGCCTCTGCTTGCCGCCAGAGAGAAACTGCGCGCAGAGTTCGCGAAGTTGCATCGGAAAGTCCTGGATCTGGTGCGCGACGACAACACCTGCCGACGCCTTATGACAATACCCGGCGTCGGCCCCGTCACCTCGCTTGCCTTCGTCAGTACCATCGATGTTCCAGCCCGCTTCAAGAATTCCCGTGCAGTCGGGCCAGCACTTGGTTTGACCCCGGTGCTCAATCAGTCCGGGGAGAGCCATCGTGTCGGACGCGTTTCCTTATGCGGGGATGGTATGATGCGTGCCCTTCTCTATGAAGCCGCGCAGGTCATGCTGAGCCGTGTGAAGAAATGGTCATGGCTAAAGGCCTGGGCAATGAATATTGCCCGCAGGCGCGGTCGATCGAAGGCGATTGTAGCGCTGGCAAGGCGATTAGCAGTGATCATGCATCGCATGTGGAGCGATGGCTCTGAATTCCAGTGGACAAGGGATAATGAA